From Bacteroidota bacterium, the proteins below share one genomic window:
- a CDS encoding cyclase family protein, producing MLIHFSWHNHDYRADLSKPHDISLPVTPGADAVNAFYIPFVQSEPFRAGGFVGDVLQGGSCNVNTLVFNPHGNGTHTETVGHISKEKETIHEHLRQFFFMARLISVTPRSLFEDRIIQADQLAAALGEDHPEALIIRTYPNPESKRTHHYSGTNPPYLQHEAATWIRERGIRHLLLDLPSVDREDDGGKLSAHHAFWHYPEATRKDATITELIYVPDQLHDGWYLLNLQISSIMNDAAPSKPLLFSLIK from the coding sequence ATGCTCATCCACTTCTCCTGGCACAACCACGACTACCGCGCTGATCTTTCGAAGCCGCACGACATCTCTTTGCCCGTGACACCGGGCGCGGATGCGGTGAACGCGTTTTACATCCCGTTCGTACAGTCGGAGCCTTTCCGTGCCGGCGGATTTGTAGGGGACGTCTTGCAAGGAGGATCCTGCAATGTGAATACACTGGTGTTCAATCCGCACGGGAACGGTACACACACGGAAACGGTAGGACATATATCGAAGGAGAAAGAGACGATTCACGAACACCTCCGGCAATTCTTTTTCATGGCACGTCTGATCTCGGTGACACCACGATCGTTGTTTGAAGATCGCATCATCCAGGCCGACCAGCTTGCCGCCGCGTTGGGAGAGGATCACCCCGAGGCGCTCATCATCCGCACCTATCCGAATCCGGAGAGCAAGCGGACGCATCATTATTCCGGGACCAATCCGCCCTACCTGCAACACGAGGCCGCGACCTGGATCCGGGAACGTGGGATCAGGCACCTGTTGCTCGACCTGCCTTCGGTCGATCGGGAGGACGATGGTGGCAAGCTCTCGGCTCATCATGCCTTCTGGCACTACCCGGAAGCCACCCGCAAAGACGCGACGATCACGGAGTTGATCTATGTCCCGGACCAGCTTCACGATGGCTGGTACCTGCTTAACTTGCAGATTTCCAGTATAATGAATGACGCAGCGCCATCAAAACCCTTGCTTTTTTCACTAATCAAATAA
- a CDS encoding TAT-variant-translocated molybdopterin oxidoreductase: MSQRYWKGVEELQNDPEFARLKNNEFYEHLPLDSMISKKAEDVSTTPRRDFLKFLGFSVAAASLAACETPVQKTIPYLIRPDQITPGIPNWYASTYFDGYDYCSVLVKTRDGRPIKIEGNTLSSVTRGGVSARVQASVLSLYDSGRLKSALASGKEAAWADVDKAITTKLAEIAAAGGKIRILSSTVISPTVSKAIADFAAKYPTTQHVQYYAFSASALHQAHNEGFGVNAVPSYDFSKADVIVGIDCDFLAHWVSPIEHARQYAETRKLDEGKKTMSRHIQYEAALSLTGSNADQRHGMKPSMSGAVAANLYNAVAAKAGATAVSAPSAGELSKAIEKTAEELWAAKGKSLVVCGTNDLATQHLVAGINSLLENYGTTVDLDNTNRMRQGNDTALATLLDELGKGEVAALFVYNANPVYTLPNGTAVGEMIRKAGLTVSFADRNDETAACCQYVCPDHHALESWSDAEPRSGAYSLGQPTISPLFQTRPVVESLLAWAGSTMAAHDYMKQVWASAILPKAGVSWEKALQEGVVELAKATPRSAKTSANLSAAASALPKAGSGIELTVYEKVGLGNGQQANNPWLQELPDPISKVTWDNYLAVSPKDAREKGWKQGNVVQVKAGNVTIKAPVVIQPGQTPGTVSIAAGYGRTAAGKTANGVGVNAYPLTSLSNGQISYAVAGVDVQKTADDDHALAATQTHHTMMGRAIVKETNLAEWTKDPKAGNEEELFPVFVGKEKSEQPASQVSLWNEFQDGHHHWGLAIDLNSCIGCGACVVACTSENNVSVVGKDEVMRSREMHWMRIDRYYSSDADPKEGEKGDNTAMEVPSDMPRVVFQPVMCQHCNHAPCETVCPVIATSHSTEGLNQMTYNRCVGTRYCANNCPYKVRRFNWFRYHDNPKFDYHMNDDLGKMVLNPDVTVRARGVMEKCSMCVQRIQAGKLEAKKAGVPVKDGDINTACAQSCPTNAIVFGDYNDKNSRINKFWDPKGRSYHLLEELNVQPNVFYLTKVRNSEEGKEA; encoded by the coding sequence ATGAGCCAACGCTACTGGAAAGGTGTAGAGGAACTCCAGAACGATCCGGAGTTCGCCCGCCTAAAGAACAATGAGTTCTACGAGCATCTGCCGCTGGATTCGATGATCAGCAAGAAGGCGGAAGATGTCAGCACGACGCCCCGTCGCGACTTCTTAAAGTTCCTGGGCTTCAGTGTCGCGGCCGCCTCGCTGGCAGCCTGTGAGACGCCGGTGCAGAAGACGATTCCGTACCTGATCCGTCCCGACCAGATCACTCCGGGTATCCCGAACTGGTACGCCTCGACCTATTTCGACGGCTATGACTACTGCAGCGTGCTCGTCAAGACGCGCGACGGTCGTCCGATCAAGATCGAAGGCAATACGCTGAGCTCCGTCACCCGTGGCGGTGTCAGCGCCCGCGTACAGGCCAGTGTGCTCTCGCTCTACGATAGCGGTCGCCTGAAGTCTGCTCTTGCTTCGGGTAAAGAAGCCGCCTGGGCCGACGTTGACAAGGCCATCACGACCAAACTCGCTGAGATCGCCGCTGCTGGCGGTAAGATCCGCATCCTGTCTTCGACTGTTATCTCGCCGACCGTCTCCAAGGCGATCGCCGATTTCGCAGCGAAGTACCCGACCACCCAGCACGTACAATACTACGCTTTCTCTGCCTCCGCTCTGCACCAGGCGCACAACGAAGGATTCGGTGTCAATGCTGTTCCTTCCTATGATTTCTCCAAAGCCGATGTGATCGTCGGTATCGATTGCGACTTCCTCGCGCACTGGGTTTCTCCGATCGAGCATGCCCGTCAGTACGCCGAGACCCGGAAACTGGACGAAGGCAAGAAGACGATGTCGCGTCATATCCAGTACGAAGCCGCGCTGAGCCTCACCGGCTCGAACGCCGACCAGCGTCACGGTATGAAGCCGTCGATGTCCGGAGCCGTTGCCGCCAACCTGTACAATGCCGTCGCCGCGAAAGCCGGCGCTACGGCGGTAAGCGCTCCCTCGGCTGGTGAACTTTCCAAGGCGATTGAAAAGACCGCGGAAGAACTCTGGGCTGCCAAGGGCAAATCACTGGTTGTCTGCGGCACCAACGATCTTGCAACGCAACACCTCGTCGCGGGTATCAACAGCCTGCTCGAGAACTACGGTACCACAGTAGATCTAGACAATACGAACCGCATGCGTCAGGGTAACGACACGGCGTTGGCCACCCTGCTCGATGAATTGGGCAAAGGTGAAGTTGCCGCGCTGTTCGTTTACAATGCGAATCCGGTATACACCCTGCCGAACGGCACTGCCGTCGGCGAGATGATCCGCAAGGCAGGTCTCACCGTATCGTTTGCCGACCGCAACGACGAGACCGCAGCCTGCTGCCAGTATGTTTGCCCGGATCACCACGCACTGGAATCCTGGTCCGACGCGGAACCCCGCAGCGGAGCGTATTCACTCGGTCAGCCGACCATCAGTCCGCTTTTCCAGACCCGTCCGGTTGTGGAATCGCTGCTGGCCTGGGCCGGTAGCACCATGGCTGCTCATGACTACATGAAGCAGGTATGGGCTTCTGCCATTCTCCCGAAGGCAGGCGTATCCTGGGAAAAAGCACTGCAGGAAGGTGTCGTGGAATTGGCGAAAGCCACTCCGCGCAGCGCGAAGACCTCGGCCAACCTCAGCGCCGCCGCTTCCGCGCTTCCCAAAGCAGGTTCGGGCATTGAATTGACGGTTTATGAAAAAGTCGGATTGGGCAACGGTCAGCAGGCGAACAACCCCTGGCTGCAGGAACTGCCGGATCCGATCTCCAAAGTCACCTGGGACAATTACCTCGCCGTATCGCCGAAAGACGCCCGTGAAAAAGGGTGGAAGCAGGGTAATGTGGTGCAGGTAAAAGCGGGTAACGTTACGATCAAGGCCCCGGTGGTGATCCAGCCGGGTCAGACGCCTGGAACCGTTTCGATCGCCGCCGGTTACGGCCGTACCGCTGCCGGTAAGACGGCCAACGGGGTGGGGGTTAATGCTTATCCGCTAACTTCCTTGTCCAACGGACAGATCAGCTACGCTGTCGCCGGTGTCGACGTGCAAAAGACCGCCGACGATGACCACGCGCTCGCGGCTACCCAGACCCACCACACGATGATGGGTCGCGCGATCGTGAAAGAGACCAACCTGGCCGAGTGGACCAAAGATCCGAAGGCGGGTAACGAAGAAGAGCTCTTCCCGGTATTCGTTGGAAAAGAAAAGTCCGAACAACCTGCCAGCCAGGTATCCCTGTGGAATGAATTCCAGGATGGTCATCACCACTGGGGACTGGCCATCGACCTGAACTCGTGTATCGGCTGCGGCGCCTGTGTGGTTGCCTGTACGTCCGAGAACAACGTTTCGGTGGTCGGTAAGGACGAAGTGATGCGCAGCCGCGAAATGCACTGGATGCGTATCGACCGTTACTACTCAAGCGATGCCGATCCGAAGGAAGGGGAGAAGGGCGACAATACCGCGATGGAAGTGCCGAGCGACATGCCGCGCGTGGTGTTCCAGCCGGTGATGTGTCAGCATTGCAACCACGCTCCCTGCGAAACGGTTTGCCCGGTCATCGCCACCAGCCACAGCACCGAAGGTCTCAACCAGATGACCTACAACCGATGCGTCGGTACCCGCTATTGCGCGAACAACTGTCCGTACAAAGTCCGTCGCTTCAACTGGTTCCGTTACCACGACAATCCCAAGTTCGACTACCACATGAACGACGACCTCGGCAAGATGGTGTTGAACCCGGACGTGACGGTCCGCGCGCGCGGTGTCATGGAAAAATGTTCCATGTGCGTGCAGCGCATCCAGGCCGGTAAATTGGAAGCCAAGAAAGCCGGTGTACCGGTCAAGGACGGCGACATCAACACCGCCTGCGCGCAGTCGTGCCCGACCAACGCGATCGTCTTCGGTGATTACAACGACAAGAACAGCCGTATCAATAAATTCTGGGATCCGAAAGGACGCAGTTATCACTTGCTGGAAGAACTCAACGTTCAGCCGAACGTGTTCTACCTGACCAAGGTGCGCAACAGCGAAGAAGGAAAAGAAGCCTGA
- a CDS encoding quinol:cytochrome C oxidoreductase, with amino-acid sequence MTDRKYELTQNNKVLPLVLMAVGVAAVAVGFMTDKTRAWASLLTNGFYFNAIALAGTFFVAVNYVAQAGWAVGIKRVAEAMGGFLKFSMAILIITFLGGHHDLYHWTHHELYDPNSPEYDAILAGKSGYLNMTFYIIRLVAYAAIWVGFTYMLRKNSLQEDINGGLSYYNSSVVVSAIFIVLFAITSSTSGWDLLMSVDSHWFSTLFGWYTFAGLFVSGMSMMALLTLYLKGRGYMQHVNDNHIHDVGKFMFAFSVFWTYLWFSQFMLIWYANLPEEVVYYKVRWENFRSLWILNLVINFIAPFLVLMTRDAKRRFGIVWVAGIIILCGHWLDVFLMVMPGTVGTNWHIGFIEVGTGLGFLGLFLWSTFRELSKAALVPKNHPMLPETLHHHI; translated from the coding sequence ATGACGGATAGAAAATACGAGCTCACGCAGAACAACAAAGTCCTCCCGCTGGTCCTCATGGCCGTCGGTGTTGCTGCCGTGGCTGTCGGTTTCATGACGGACAAGACCCGCGCCTGGGCTTCGCTCCTGACCAACGGTTTCTACTTCAACGCCATCGCGCTGGCCGGCACCTTCTTCGTCGCCGTCAACTACGTGGCACAGGCCGGCTGGGCCGTTGGAATCAAACGCGTGGCGGAAGCCATGGGCGGATTCCTCAAGTTCAGCATGGCCATCCTGATCATCACCTTCCTGGGTGGTCACCACGATCTTTACCACTGGACGCACCACGAGCTGTACGATCCGAACAGTCCGGAGTATGACGCGATCCTGGCCGGAAAGAGCGGTTACCTCAACATGACGTTCTACATCATCCGCCTGGTCGCCTACGCGGCGATCTGGGTCGGTTTCACGTACATGCTGCGCAAGAACTCCCTGCAGGAGGACATCAACGGCGGACTGTCGTATTATAACAGCAGTGTCGTCGTTTCCGCGATTTTCATCGTACTGTTCGCCATCACCTCTTCCACCTCCGGTTGGGATTTGTTGATGAGCGTTGACAGTCATTGGTTCTCCACGCTCTTCGGCTGGTACACCTTCGCAGGTTTGTTCGTGAGCGGCATGTCCATGATGGCCCTGCTGACCCTCTACCTCAAAGGCCGCGGTTATATGCAGCACGTGAACGACAACCACATCCACGACGTGGGTAAGTTCATGTTCGCGTTCTCGGTGTTCTGGACCTACCTCTGGTTCTCCCAGTTCATGCTGATCTGGTACGCCAACCTTCCGGAAGAAGTCGTGTATTACAAAGTTCGCTGGGAGAATTTCCGCTCACTCTGGATCCTCAACCTGGTCATCAACTTCATCGCGCCTTTCCTGGTGCTGATGACACGCGACGCCAAGCGTCGTTTCGGCATCGTCTGGGTTGCCGGTATCATCATCCTTTGCGGACACTGGCTGGATGTGTTCCTGATGGTCATGCCGGGAACGGTAGGAACCAATTGGCACATCGGCTTCATTGAGGTCGGTACCGGCCTTGGATTCCTCGGCCTCTTCCTCTGGAGCACCTTCCGGGAGCTCTCGAAAGCCGCACTCGTTCCGAAAAATCACCCGATGTTGCCGGAAACGCTGCATCACCACATCTGA
- the nrfD gene encoding polysulfide reductase NrfD, which yields MSQANHESVVRDPLILGKKTYHQMTEDICRPIEGKANKYWWVSFIIALTAMIWGLLCLSYTIGTGIGAWGANKTVGWAWDITNFVWWIGIGHAGTLISAILLLFRQRWRMSINRSAEAMTIFAVICAGLFPLFHTGRPWLDYWMVPMANQFGSLWVNFNSPLLWDVFAISTYFSVSLVFWYLGLLPDLATVRDRCVTPTKRFIYGLLSFGWKGTARDWHRFEEVSLVLAGLSTPLVLSVHTIVSFDFATSIVPGWHTTIFPPYFVAGAIFSGFAMVLTLMIIARKVLGLESYITMQHIELMNKIIILTGSIVGVAYLTEFFIAWYSGVKYEAYAFQNRMFGPYWWAYWSMMTCNVISPQLFWFKKIRTSINATFILSIIVNIGMWFERFVIIVTSLHRDFLPSSWVMYSPTYIEVGIFVGTIGLFFTLFLIFSRVFPVIALAELKSILKKTGNQFKKKSVL from the coding sequence ATGAGCCAAGCGAATCATGAATCGGTCGTCCGGGACCCGTTGATCCTCGGGAAGAAGACGTACCACCAGATGACGGAAGATATCTGCCGGCCGATCGAAGGAAAGGCCAACAAGTATTGGTGGGTATCGTTCATTATCGCCCTGACCGCAATGATCTGGGGCCTACTCTGCCTCTCGTACACCATCGGCACCGGTATCGGCGCCTGGGGCGCGAACAAGACCGTCGGTTGGGCATGGGACATCACCAACTTCGTTTGGTGGATCGGTATCGGTCACGCCGGCACGCTGATCTCCGCCATTCTGTTGCTGTTCCGTCAGCGCTGGCGGATGTCGATCAACCGTTCCGCGGAGGCCATGACGATCTTCGCGGTAATCTGCGCGGGTCTGTTCCCGCTGTTCCACACCGGCCGTCCCTGGCTCGACTACTGGATGGTCCCGATGGCCAACCAGTTCGGTTCACTCTGGGTCAACTTCAACTCACCGCTGCTCTGGGACGTATTCGCGATCTCGACCTACTTCTCCGTTTCGCTCGTATTCTGGTACCTCGGCCTGCTGCCCGACCTTGCAACGGTACGTGACCGCTGTGTAACGCCGACCAAGCGTTTCATCTACGGTTTGCTCTCGTTCGGTTGGAAAGGCACCGCGCGCGACTGGCACCGCTTCGAGGAAGTTTCGCTCGTACTGGCCGGTCTTTCCACGCCGCTCGTACTTTCGGTACACACCATCGTATCCTTCGACTTCGCCACGTCCATCGTTCCGGGCTGGCACACCACCATCTTCCCTCCCTACTTCGTGGCAGGTGCTATCTTCTCCGGATTCGCGATGGTATTGACGCTGATGATCATCGCCCGCAAGGTGCTGGGACTCGAGTCCTACATCACCATGCAGCACATCGAGTTGATGAACAAGATCATCATCCTGACCGGTTCGATTGTCGGGGTAGCCTACCTCACCGAATTCTTCATCGCCTGGTACTCGGGTGTGAAGTATGAAGCCTACGCGTTCCAGAACCGTATGTTCGGTCCGTACTGGTGGGCGTACTGGAGCATGATGACCTGTAACGTGATCTCGCCGCAGCTCTTCTGGTTCAAGAAGATCCGCACGAGCATCAATGCCACCTTCATCCTGTCGATCATCGTGAACATCGGGATGTGGTTCGAGCGATTCGTGATCATCGTAACCTCGCTGCACCGCGACTTCCTCCCTTCGAGCTGGGTGATGTACTCCCCGACCTACATCGAAGTAGGCATCTTCGTGGGTACCATCGGCCTGTTCTTCACCTTGTTCCTCATCTTCTCCCGCGTCTTCCCGGTAATCGCACTTGCAGAATTGAAGTCGATCCTGAAGAAGACCGGTAATCAATTCAAGAAAAAATCCGTCCTCTGA
- a CDS encoding c-type cytochrome has translation MNHWSSFRTIRLVGTFLIALLSFSSIQAQDGEALFKANCASCHAVKEKLVGPALKGIETRRPEDWLIKWIKNSQTLVKAGDDYAVKIYNDYNKVAMPAFNLKDDEIKAMLAYIKTEAEKPDAVAGPKGPAGGAAQEAPKPIGLYLIIAIVIIGAIAMVLRRVQDTLARTVRQKQGLPEPAPMTRSQAFVHWSRNNKKLVAVILIFLALFGSVKGWYALQSVGIHQGYLPEQPIKYSHQLHAGKLQIQCIYCHSGAEKGKVAGVPSANVCMNCHKYVRKGPETGTEEIAKIYKALDYDPDKGTYGPNPKPLQWVRVHNLPDLAYFNHAQHVKVGQVACQTCHGPVQDSMTVASQYSPLTMGWCIDCHRKTPVKMAGNGYYAGYDHSKLIHDRNTPDSVITVAKIGGLECSRCHY, from the coding sequence ATGAACCACTGGTCCTCGTTCCGGACGATCCGCCTGGTCGGCACTTTTCTGATCGCGTTACTCTCCTTCTCGTCGATCCAAGCCCAGGATGGTGAAGCACTCTTCAAGGCCAACTGCGCAAGTTGCCATGCTGTTAAGGAAAAACTGGTCGGCCCCGCGCTGAAGGGGATCGAGACGCGTCGTCCCGAAGACTGGTTGATCAAGTGGATCAAGAACTCACAGACGCTTGTCAAAGCGGGCGACGACTACGCTGTCAAGATCTATAACGACTATAACAAGGTGGCGATGCCGGCCTTCAATCTGAAGGACGACGAGATCAAAGCCATGTTGGCTTATATCAAGACGGAGGCTGAGAAGCCGGATGCCGTCGCCGGTCCTAAAGGCCCCGCCGGAGGTGCTGCTCAGGAAGCACCGAAGCCGATCGGTTTGTACCTGATCATCGCGATCGTGATCATCGGCGCCATCGCCATGGTGTTGCGTCGCGTACAGGACACGCTTGCCCGTACGGTCCGTCAAAAGCAGGGCTTGCCGGAACCGGCGCCCATGACCCGTTCTCAGGCATTCGTCCACTGGTCACGCAACAACAAGAAACTCGTCGCGGTCATTCTCATTTTCCTGGCGCTCTTCGGAAGTGTCAAAGGATGGTACGCTTTGCAATCGGTCGGTATCCACCAGGGCTATCTGCCGGAACAGCCGATCAAGTATTCGCACCAACTGCATGCCGGCAAGCTGCAGATCCAGTGTATCTACTGCCACAGCGGTGCTGAAAAAGGAAAAGTAGCCGGTGTTCCTTCGGCCAATGTGTGTATGAACTGTCACAAGTACGTACGCAAAGGTCCGGAAACGGGCACCGAGGAGATCGCCAAGATCTACAAGGCGCTCGACTACGATCCCGACAAGGGCACCTACGGTCCGAATCCGAAGCCGCTGCAGTGGGTTCGTGTGCACAACCTGCCGGATCTCGCCTATTTCAACCACGCGCAACACGTGAAAGTCGGACAGGTTGCCTGTCAGACCTGTCACGGTCCGGTACAGGACAGCATGACCGTCGCTTCGCAGTACTCACCGCTCACCATGGGCTGGTGTATCGACTGTCACCGCAAGACGCCGGTGAAAATGGCCGGCAACGGTTACTATGCCGGTTACGATCATTCCAAGCTTATCCACGATCGCAATACACCCGACTCGGTCATCACGGTAGCCAAGATCGGTGGTCTGGAATGTTCCCGTTGTCACTACTAA
- a CDS encoding cytochrome c oxidase subunit II, producing the protein MIKLLTIILLVLAVITVWRVLRILELVRELRGEEEYITDADNRNTGRGLIAFLILGMLGMIYFTLDARKYLLPQAASKHGVLTDDYLYVNFGIIIVVFFITQILLFVFANKYRYRKDQKAFYYPDNHKLELIWTVVPGVVLMGLIAYGLHLWINITAPAPKEAMVIEVYAKQFDWTARYSGADNKLGNSNFRWITDENPLGVDNKDQASGDDKITREIHLPAYTPVVFKFHSRDVIHSAYFPHLRAQMNCVPGMTTEFHLEPTISTDSMRIITNNPKFEYVLLCNKICGVAHYNMRMKVVIETPEAFKKWYKEQQYVFARPEEAAPAATPATPVDSSAGKTAVLAQNPKIIASR; encoded by the coding sequence ATGATAAAGCTGCTGACAATCATCCTCCTCGTGCTGGCCGTCATTACGGTCTGGCGTGTGCTCCGGATCCTTGAACTGGTCCGGGAACTGCGCGGTGAAGAGGAATATATAACCGATGCCGACAACCGGAACACCGGACGCGGGCTGATCGCGTTCCTGATCCTGGGTATGCTGGGCATGATCTACTTCACCCTGGATGCCAGGAAGTACCTCTTGCCCCAGGCAGCGTCCAAGCACGGCGTACTGACCGATGACTATCTCTATGTGAATTTCGGGATCATCATCGTGGTGTTCTTCATCACCCAGATCCTGTTATTCGTTTTCGCCAACAAGTATCGTTACCGTAAGGACCAGAAGGCTTTTTACTATCCGGACAATCACAAACTGGAACTCATCTGGACGGTGGTACCGGGCGTGGTCCTGATGGGCCTTATCGCGTACGGTCTGCACCTCTGGATCAACATCACCGCGCCGGCTCCCAAAGAGGCGATGGTGATCGAGGTCTATGCCAAACAATTCGACTGGACCGCACGTTATTCAGGTGCTGACAATAAACTCGGCAATTCGAACTTCCGGTGGATCACGGATGAGAATCCGCTGGGTGTAGACAACAAGGACCAGGCTTCCGGAGACGACAAGATCACCCGGGAGATCCACCTGCCGGCTTATACGCCGGTGGTCTTCAAGTTCCATTCCCGCGATGTCATCCACTCGGCCTACTTCCCGCACCTGCGCGCCCAGATGAACTGTGTGCCGGGTATGACCACCGAGTTCCATCTGGAGCCGACGATCTCGACCGACAGCATGCGGATCATCACCAACAATCCGAAGTTTGAATATGTCCTGCTCTGCAACAAGATCTGCGGGGTGGCGCACTATAACATGCGCATGAAAGTGGTGATCGAGACTCCGGAAGCATTCAAGAAGTGGTACAAGGAACAGCAATACGTGTTTGCCCGTCCGGAGGAAGCCGCTCCGGCAGCGACCCCCGCTACCCCGGTTGATTCGTCCGCCGGCAAGACCGCTGTTCTCGCTCAAAACCCGAAAATTATTGCATCCAGATAA
- a CDS encoding cytochrome c has protein sequence MKKFFLYLTPALAALSLTSCVPSWDDKSKPNVEYMPDMYRSVAYETYSANPLYADSMTSRQPVSGTIARGDKVYNDYDRLPVMDNYPSTPEGYEKAGLELKNPLEKSEANLAEGKRLYENYCLVCHGTSGQGDGPVPSNNGPKPPAYNSDLLKTLPEGKMFHSIHYGKNMMGSHASQLTQSQRWMIVQYVQTLQHYGEAAAAPKDSTQTTASATK, from the coding sequence ATGAAGAAATTCTTCCTATACCTGACGCCGGCCCTGGCAGCGCTTTCGCTGACATCCTGCGTGCCCAGTTGGGATGACAAGTCCAAGCCGAACGTGGAGTACATGCCCGACATGTACCGGAGTGTGGCGTATGAGACCTATTCGGCCAACCCCTTGTACGCCGACAGTATGACGTCGCGTCAGCCGGTTTCCGGTACGATCGCGCGCGGCGATAAGGTGTACAATGATTACGACCGTTTGCCGGTCATGGACAACTATCCTTCCACTCCGGAAGGATACGAGAAGGCCGGTCTTGAGTTGAAGAATCCGCTGGAGAAAAGCGAGGCCAACCTTGCTGAAGGCAAGCGCCTGTATGAGAACTACTGCCTCGTATGCCACGGAACCTCCGGCCAGGGCGATGGTCCTGTTCCGTCGAACAACGGTCCGAAGCCTCCGGCTTATAATTCCGATCTGCTGAAGACGCTGCCCGAAGGAAAAATGTTCCATTCGATCCATTACGGTAAGAACATGATGGGTTCGCACGCATCCCAACTCACCCAGTCGCAGCGCTGGATGATCGTGCAGTACGTTCAGACGCTTCAACATTACGGCGAGGCTGCGGCGGCGCCGAAGGATTCCACTCAGACTACGGCATCCGCAACCAAGTAA
- a CDS encoding DUF3341 domain-containing protein, protein MARRIYGIFDDEEILMSAIPQLKGKGVSCRDVQSPFPIHGIEKLLNVPRTRISIASFMYGITGTSLALLMTWYMMIHDWPINIGGKPNFAFYMNLPAFIPVTFELTVFCAAHGMAITFLLRSKLLPGVTAPIPHPRLTDDKFVLHVDVKDEGKMDEVVANLKSAGASEVLLKSLQFA, encoded by the coding sequence ATGGCAAGAAGAATCTACGGCATCTTCGACGACGAGGAGATCCTGATGAGCGCGATCCCGCAGCTCAAAGGCAAAGGCGTATCGTGTCGCGACGTGCAAAGCCCGTTTCCGATCCACGGGATCGAGAAGCTGCTCAACGTCCCGCGCACGCGTATTTCCATCGCATCCTTCATGTACGGCATCACGGGTACCTCACTGGCCCTGCTGATGACCTGGTACATGATGATCCACGACTGGCCGATCAACATCGGCGGTAAACCCAACTTCGCTTTTTACATGAACCTTCCGGCGTTCATTCCGGTGACCTTCGAGCTCACCGTATTCTGCGCCGCTCACGGTATGGCCATTACGTTCCTGCTCCGCAGCAAACTGCTGCCGGGTGTGACCGCGCCGATCCCGCATCCGCGTCTGACGGACGACAAGTTCGTGCTGCACGTGGATGTGAAGGACGAAGGCAAAATGGACGAAGTCGTCGCCAACCTGAAGAGCGCCGGGGCTTCCGAGGTGCTCCTGAAATCGCTTCAATTCGCCTGA